The Streptomyces sp. DG1A-41 genomic sequence GCTCGACCTCGACGGGTACGCCGAGACGTTCACGGAGGACGGCGTGACGCACCACGTCCACCGTGGGCAGAAGCTGGAGGGCAGGGGCGCGCTGCTGGAGCACGCCCGCGCCGCCCTGCCCCGGTACCGGGAGGTCGTGGTCCGGCACTGGAACGACAACTACCGGATGGAACTGGCCGACGACGGCTCCGTGACCGTGGCCTACGGATCCCTCGTGACGCTGACGGACAAGGACGGCCAGGTCCGGTTCGAGTCGACCTACGCCGTGACGGACGTCCTGGTCCGCACGGACGGCCGGCTGCGCACCCGGTCCCGGACCCTTCTCCGGGACCGGCCCGCGGCGGCCTGACCGGTGCCCAAGCGGCTCAGCAGGTGTCCGAGCGGCTCTCGCGGCGCATCTCGGACGTGACGGCGAAGGAGTCCTCCTCGCGTCCGGACGCGTCGTAGAACGCTCCTTCGCCCACCGTCGAGAAGTGGTTGCCGCGCAGCGTGGCGCGGTGGCTGGCCCGGAGATAGCCCGTGGTGTTGCCCGCACCGTCGAAGAATCGTTCCTTCACCTGGAAGGTGAAGGTGTTGCGGCCGGTGCTCTTCCAGGTCCCCTGCCCCTCGATGCCCCCTTCGGGCCC encodes the following:
- a CDS encoding nuclear transport factor 2 family protein: MSTDLYVEVLRFYAGQMALLDALDLDGYAETFTEDGVTHHVHRGQKLEGRGALLEHARAALPRYREVVVRHWNDNYRMELADDGSVTVAYGSLVTLTDKDGQVRFESTYAVTDVLVRTDGRLRTRSRTLLRDRPAAA